The nucleotide window CGAAGCACGAACCGCTAAATACAAAGCCACTAATCGCCTGCTAGCCCGAGAGCGTATTGAATTTTTATTAGACAAAGACAGCTTTGTAGAAACCGATCAATTAAGAAAGCATCGCTGCCAAAATTTTGGAATGGAGCAAGATCAATTTTATGGCGATGGTGTTGTTACAGGTTATGGAAAAATCCATGGCCGCTTAGTGGTTGTCTATAGCCAAGACTTTACGGTGCTAGGCGGAAGCATGAGTAAAGTGCAAGGCGAAAAAATTTGTAAAATAATGGACATGGCTTTAAAAATTGGCGCTCCTATTATTGCCATAAATGATTCTGGAGGAGCCCGCATTCAAGAAGGCGTGGAGTCTTTAGCTGCTTATGGAGATATATTTTTACGACACACCCAAGCTTCGGGAGTGGTTCCGCAAATTAGTGCAGTTATGGGCCCTTGTGCAGGTGGCGCGGCTTATGGGCCAAGCCTTACTGATTTTATTTTTATGGTGAAAGACACTAGTTACCTTTTTGTAACCGGACCCGATGTTATTAAAACCGTCACCCACGAAGAAGTAAGTAAAGAAGATTTGGGCGGTGCTGCCACTCATACACAAAAGTCAGGACTTGCTCACTTTGCTACAAAAGATGATCAACATTGTTTGTTAATGATTAGAGAACTTTTAAACTTTTTGCCCTCCAACAACAAAGAAACTCTGGCCTCTAAAAAAGTATTAGAAAAAAATTTAGAGCCTAATAATGATTTAGAAAACATTCTTCCAGATAGTATAAAGAAACCTTACAATATTAAAGACTTTATTGAAAACATTGTAGACGAGGCTTATTTTTTTGAAACACAACAAAGTTTTGCCGCTAACATTGTTACAGGCTTTGCCAGAATGGATGGTCAAAATATTGGAATTGTCGCCAACCAACCACAAGTATTAGCGGGTTGTTTAAATATCGATGCCAGCAGAAAAGCCGCTCGTTTTATTCGGTTTTGCGATGCCTTTAATATTCCCATACTCACTTTAGTAGATGTTCCCGGATTTTTACCTGGAGTAAATCAAGAGTGGAATGGGCTTATCGCCCATGGTGCAAAATTACTTTATGCCTATTGCGAAGCCACTGTGCCAAAGGTCACCCTTACTATTCGAAAAGCTTATGGCGGTGCCTATATTGTAATGTCTTCTAAACACTTAAAAGGAGACATTAACCTAGCTTACCCTAATGCAGAAATTGCAGTAATGGGGGCCGAAGGAGCCATAAATATCATTAGTAAAAAAGAGGTGCAACAAGCAAAAAAACCCGAAGAGGTTAAGAAAAAACTAATCGACCAATACGAAACTGGGTTTAGTAATCCTTTTGTAGCTGCCGACTTAGGTTACATTGATAAAATTATTTTGCCAAAAAACACTCGAAAACATATTGTTGAATCCTTTGATATACTAAAAAATAAACGCGCGGGCAGCCCTGCAAAAAAACATGGCAACATTCCTTTATAAACGGATTTACATATGTTTAAAAAAATATTAATTGCAAATCGTGGGGAAATTGCTGTTCGTATTATTCGTACCGCCCGCACCATGGGTATAGAAAGTATTGCTATTTTTAGTGAAGACGATCGCCAAGCTTTACATGTACTACTGGCCGATAAAGCCTACTCTGTGGGGGCTGCTAGTGCAAAAGCGTCTTATTTAAATATTAAAAGTATTATTGCTATTGCCAAAAAAGCAAAGGTAGACGCTATTCACCCTGGTTATGGATTTTTAAGCGAAGACCCTAAGTTTGCCCAAGCCGTTGTCGACGCGGGAATAGTTTTTATAGGTCCCTCCCCAGAGATTATTGAAAAAGTGGGCGATAAGCTAAGTGCTCGAGCAGAAATGAAAAAAATAAAAATGCCTTTGCTTCCTGGCAGCTCGGATCAAATCACCTCTCTTGAAGAAGCTAAAAAAATTGCAGATACAATTGGTTACCCTATAATTATAAAAGCTACTGCAGGAGGTGGTGGTAAGGGCATTGCAAAAGTTTTTCAAAAAATAGAATTAGAAAAGGCATTAATAAAATGCAAAAAAGAAGGCTTGCTTTATTTCAATGACGATCGCGTTTTTATAGAAAAATTAGTACTTAGCCCTAAGCATATTGAAGTGCAAATTTTTGGCGACCAAAAGGGAAATATTGTACACCTGTTTGAAAGGGAATGCTCTGCTCAACGGCGAAACCAAAAGGTTTTAGAAGAATCTCCTGCGCATAATTTACCTCCCCTTGTTAGAAAAAAAATCTGTGACCTTGCTGCTAAGGCAGGAAAACACTTAAAATACTTTAGCGCTGGAACAATAGAGTTTATTTACGAACCTTCTTCTCAACAGTTTTATTTTATGGAAATTAACCCTCGTCTACAGGTAGAGCACCCTGTAACCGAAATGACTGTGGGCGTGGATTTAGTAAAAGAACAAATTCAAGTGGCTGCTGGCTTAGCACTTTCGTGGAAGCAATCGGATTTAAAAACTCAAGGACACGCTATTGAACTTAGAATTTGTGCAGAAGATCCAAAAACTTTTTTACCACACCCCGGAAAAATTAGTTTATGCCAACATCCTCAAGGCCCTTTTGTTAGAGTGGATAGCTGTGCATATTCTGGTTATTTTGTGCCATTAAATTATGACCCTTTAATTACCAAGATTATTGTTTGGGCGGATTCTAGAGAAACTTGTATAAAACGATTAACCACCGCTATAAAAGAAACTCGCATAACAGGGATTAAAACCAACATTATTTTACACAAACATATTTTACAACACCCTCTTTTTATAGACGCAACTTATCACACGGGGTTTATTGAAAAAAATATTATTAACAAAAAACACAAAGAGTTTTTTTCTTTTGTTAATGATCATGTTTTTGTAATTACTGCTGCACTACAAAAGCTACAAACCAAAGATGAGCCAACAAAAAACCACAGTGATTGGAAAGATTCTTCTGCCGAACAATCTTTTTAAAGAATATTAATAAAATTTTTGAGGTAATATACTATGAAGTTTAAAGTTAGCATGAAAAATAAAACTTATTGGCTAAATATTGTCGAGTCCTCAACGGAGTGGGAAATTCAATTACTAGAGGACGACTTAAAAAAAGAAACTTTATACAATGTTTCAAAAAAAGATTTTGTAGAACTTCCTGGTGTTGTTAGCTTTATCTTTAAAAATAAATCTCATGTTTTACACACCACTAAGCAGGGCGACAAAGATCTTTTGTTTTGTAAGGGCTCTTACCGGACATTAAGCGTGCTAAACGAGGAAGAATTGCTAAGAGAAAGTATTAGCTCCAACTCTGCCCTTTCTAAATCATCTAATATTGTATCTGGTATGCCTGGAAAAATTGTAAAAATTTACGCCAAGGTGGGGAACACTTATAAGCAGGGAGAACCTTTGCTGGTAATAGAGGCCATGAAAATGGAAAACGAAATTCAAGCTCCCAGCGATGTCTGTGTTAAAAACATACTCGTAAAAGAAAATGACAATATAGAGTCGGGTGCTAAATTAATTGTTTTTAAATAGAGCGTCGCAACAAGCTCTTGACTTTTTTAGCTAAGTTTTTATTCTGGTTTCACACTAACCAGGAGAATTCATGACAAAAAAACAAATTACCGCAAGTCTATCTGCTATTGCTTTATTAGCTTTAACTACTCAGGGCCAAACCGCTAATGCCAAGAAAAAAGAAAAGTGCTATGCAATAGTAAAAGCTGGTCAAAATGACTGTGCCACTAACACCACTTCTTGTTCAGGCAGTGCTAAGAAAAATGCACAAAAAGATGCATTTATTTTTGTACCAAAAGGTTTGTGTACAAAAATAGTAGGTGGCAGTTTAACTAATACTATTAAAAAAAATAAATAGCCCTCTTTAAAAAATAGAGTGTCTTGTTTTGTAAAAAGTCCTACATCACAAATTTGTGGCGTAGGGTTAAGGTCTCCTCATCTAGAAATTTTTTTAGAAAAAAAATATAAAAATCTGTGGTTAGAAATTCATCCTGAAAATTATTTTTCTGATGGAGGAAAGTCTCTAGATTCTTTATATAAACTACGGCAGCACTACCCCATTAGCTTTCATTGCCTTGGCTTTTCTCTGGGCTCTTGCCAGCCTGTTAATTTAAACTATGCAAAAAAAATAAAAGATCTGGCAAACGCCCTGCAGCCTTTTTTAATTTCTGATCATATGAGCTGGAGTGGCTTGGACGGTGTGTTTACTCACGACCTACTTCCCATACCTTACACCTCTGCAAGTTTAAAAAATTTTATTAACAATATAAATCAAACACAAAATTTACTGGGGCGACAAATCTTAATAGAAAATCCCTCTAGTTACTTAAGCTTTCCCGAGTCAAACATGCCCGAATGGCAATTTTTATCAAAGGCCAGTAAACAAAGTGGCTGCGGTGTATTGTTAGATGTAAATAATATTTTTGTTAGTTCAAAGAATCACAACTTTGACCCTTATCAATACTTAAATAATGTTGCCGACCTGGATGTGCAAGAAATTCACCTTGCCGGACATCATATTAATACAGAAGAAAATATTTCTGTTTATATTGATGACCATGGTTCTGTGGTGTCTAAAGAAGTGTGGAAATTATTTGTAAAAAGTTTAAAACAATTTCCAAAAGCAAACCCTTTAGTTGAATGGGACACCAACATTCCCACTGTAGAAGTTTTACTAAAAGAACAGAAGAAAGCCCAAAAGCTTGTGTTACAAGCATAGCCGCCAAGGCTTTTGTTAAAAATGAAAACTACTAATAAAATACAAAAACAATTTATTCAAGATTTATACGGCTCTAGCGTGACGGGAAGTTATATTAGCGCTCACAACTTATCTAGCAAACAATTAATGCAAATTTATCAAAATAACTTTTTTTCTACACATATAGATAGTTTAAAAATTTCTTACTCTAAAACGCTAGAAATATTAGGGCAAGAGGCTTTTGAACAAACCGCTCGTGATTATATTCGTGCCCACCCTCCTCAAAAAGAAAGTATACAAAACTATGGACACAACTTTAGTACATTTTTAAAAAAGTACAAAGTTACAAAAAACTTTTTATACTTGCCTGACTTAGCCCGCCTGGAGCTTTTACTCAATTTGTCCTATTACGCAGAAAATACAGAGCCACTAAATGCGCTGCAATTTGCACAAGAACATACCAAAGACCCGCTGCTGGGTAAGCTTCGGCTGCACCCCTCTTGTTATTTAATGCAATCGCCCTATCCTCTAGACAAAATAATGCAATTAACCCAAAAAGGCTCATTAAAAATACTAGAAAACCAACAGTTTTATGGATTAATTGTTAGAAAACACTTTTGCCCTCAACTATTGCCTATTAAAAAAGAGACCTTTGCTTTTTTGACAGAAATTTATAATAATAAAGATATACTTTGTGCTACTAAAAAAGCTGTGCAGGTAAGTAATAACTTTAACTTACAAAAAGAATTGCTGTTTTTTTTAGAACAAAAAGTTTTTATGTTAAAAAATACTCTAACCAAGGAAAAAAAATGAAGAAGTTTTTTATTTGCTACAATAATATTTTTACCACTGCCTCTAGAGTGATGCAGCCTATTTTTTTATTTGCTATTCGCGCCCATGTTAGTTGGGTGTTTTTTAAAGCTGGATTAAATAAAATACAAAGCTGGGAAACCACTTTATATCTGTTTGAAGAGGAGTATAAAGTTCCTGTAATTGGCCCACACATAGCCGCCTACTTAGCCACTGCAGGAGAGCTAGTTTTGCCCGTTGCTTTAACTTTAGGAATAGTCTCTCGCCTTTCTGCTTTAGGCTTATTTATTTTAAATGTTGTGGCAGTAATTTCTTACCCTCTTTTGTGGGAGATGGGCTTTTATGATCATCAGCTTTGGGGATTAGCATTGTTTATTGTAGTGCTTTGGGGCCCTGGAAAATTGTCTTTAGATTATTTGCTGTGCAAGCAATTGCGAAAATAAACCCGTCTTATTTTTTTAGAGTGTTTGCTACAAAAAGCTTAACTAGTTTAGGCTTTTTTTTCTAATATTTTTACAAAAAAAATAGAAATTTCATAAAGAAGCAACAGGGGCGCTAGCATAAACACCATGCTAAAAATATCTGGAGGTGTTAAAACCGCCGAAGCAACAGCAAGCAACACTACTGCATATCGCCGAGAAGAAGTTAAAAATTGCGAAGACACTATTCCCATTACTGCTAAAACAGAAAACACCAAAGGCATTTCGAATGCCGAACCAAACACTAAAAACATTACAAAAAAGAAAGATAAATACTCGGCAATGCTAATCATGGCTTGGTCAGCAGAAGAGCCAAAGTTTAATAAAAAAGAAAAAGCGTTGGGAAAAACAATGAAATAAACAAAACTGCCCCCAAGAACAAATAAGGCACTTCCTATAAGCAAAAAGGCTGCCATAAACTTCTTCTCTTTTTTGTATAAAGCAGGAGCTACAAAAACCCACAGTTGATATAATAAAAAGGGAATGGAAAAAAAAACACTCGCTAAAAAGGCCACTTTAATATAAGAAATAAATTTTTCGGTGGGAGAAATAAAAACCAAGGCTTGGTTGGGTAAAAAGCCTACAATTGGCTCTCTAATAAAAGCAAATAACTCGTCCACATAAAACCAACAAAAACAAAAGCCTATACATAAAATAATAGCTGAGCGAATAAAAAAACTGCGCAAATCCACTAAGTGGGCGGTTAAACTTTGTTCTTTCACTTTTTATCCACCTGCGCTGTGTCTTTAATATTTTCTAACTCTTTAATATCTCCTAACTCTTTAATATCTTCTAGTCCTTTGCTATTTACCAGCTCTTCAACATCTTCTACTTCTTTAAATAAAATTTCTCGGCTATCTTTAATAGAATTACTTATTTCTTCTTGCATAGTGTTTAAAGGCCCTTTAACTTTGTCTGTAACTTGCTTCCATTCATTAAGTAGTTTTAATATATTTTTAGCCACAACGGGTAATTGTTCTGGGCCTACAAAAATTACCACAATAATAAAAAGTAAAATGAGTTCAAAAAAACCAAAATTAAACATGGGTAAACCATACCTTTAATTAAAAAAAATACTACAAAGATTTTTACTTTTTTAAAAAAGGCGAAAAGTTTAAACAATTTTTAGAAACATAGCGAAATAATTCTAAAAATACCAAAAAATTTTCACCACAGTATAAAAAAAGATCTTTTTTTTCTTCTTCTGCCTCTAATTTTGACAAGCGCTTATAAGCATTAGAGCCTAAATTGGTATAATACTCTAAGCCAATTATCTTTTTCTTAAAAAAAGCTGTGAAAAAGCCCAAGGTGTATAAGCTTTCCTCGGCCACCTGCTTTAACAATAGGTTTTTAGAAGGGGTTTTTGCAGATAAAGATTGAATGTATTTTTTTAATAAAGCTCTGTGCAAACTCTCTTCCTGACAAAGGTTCTGGCTTAAGCTATAATAAGCTAAAACAGAGCTTAAATAATTTAACAATGTAGGGGACAGTAATATTTTCCGACTTTCTACAGCCTCCTCTAAGGTGGAATAAAAAAATTCTTGAGTATCTTCGGCTATAGACAATGACTCTTTGTTAAACATATATAATATTATCATTTGAAGTAAAAAGGCCAAAGCTGAGCCTTAAAAAACTTAGACTTTGGTAGGCAATAATTATGAAATTTGGCATCTATGTACATATTCCTTTTTGTAGCAAACGCTGTAGTTACTGCGATTTTGCTGTACGCACAAAATTTAATTCCAGCAGTTTAGAAGACTATACCCACAGCCTAATTAAAGAAATACAACACCGCGGACCACAGGTGGGCTATACTCGCCTTCATTCCCTGTACTTTGGTGGAGGAACTCCCAGCCTGTTGCCCCTTGTGCAATTAGAAAAAATTATACTGGCTTTAAAGGCCGTTCCTTTTGTTATAGATTCTCAAACAGAGATTACTATAGAAATTAACCCCGAAAGTTTTAGCAAAGAAAAATTAGTACAGTATCAAAACTTAGGCATTAATCGCTTTAGTGTTGGTGTTCAAAGTTTTCAACCTTCACTGTTAAAAGTTTGTAACCGCGAACATAGTGTTAACGACAATCATAATAGCATTGCGCTTTTGCAAGGTTTAAACTTTTCTTTAGATTGGCTTTTTGGTTTACCCACGCAAAGTAGTGCTTTGTTTTCTAAAGATGCCGATTTATTTATTCAGTCTGGTGCGCCTCACATTAGCCCCTACCTTTTAACCTTACAAGAGTTTCACCCTATGAATAAAAATCGACCTCCAGAGGGGGAACAAGTTACTATGTTAAATGCTATTCGAACCCGTTTGTTAAAAAATAATTTTCAACAATATGAAATATCCAATTTTGCAAAGCCTGGGTTTTGCTCCCAGCACAACCAACTTTATTGGGCCGATCAAGCCTACTGGGGGATTGGCTTAAGTGCTCACTCTTACTTTCCTGCCCAGGGTGCTTGGGGGGCAAGAGCTTGGAACTCTTCTTCCTTGGCAGCCTATCAAAAGGAAGTTAAGCAAGAACAACATAAATCATTATTAGATTATTACCCTCGCAAAAAGGTAGAGGTGTTATCCAAAAAGGAGTCTTTACAAGATTTTTGCTATACACATTTGCGAACAAGCTTTGGGCTTTCCGAAGAAAAACTGCTTCAAAAATTTGGAAAAAATAGCCTATTAATGGTAAAACAACAGCTAGCCAGTTTTGTAGAAGAAAAACAGATTTTGCATAAGAAAAAAACTTGGCTATTAACTCCCCAAGGTATAAATATAAGCAATAATATATTTTTAAAACTAAGCCTATTAACAGACAAAAATTAGAACTTCAATAAGGAGTAAGTTAATGCAAAAAGATGTAGAAAATGCAAAAGAAAACCCATCCACAGAAGAGTCTAATGTTGCCCCTAAGGATGTAAGCAACACAAAAGAAACTCCATCGGTAAAAAAATCTGCCTCTAACTCTAACGAAGAGGTGGTTCTTTCCCCTTTAGAAATTGCAAAAAAAGACGCTACCGAATGGAAAACACAATACGCCTACTTAAAGGCAGAGTTTGAAAATTATAAAAAAAATGCAGCTAAAGAACAGTTACGGCTAATACAATTTGGCTCAGAAAATCTAATCTTAGATATTTTAAAAATATCTGACCTTTTTGAAATGGCTTTGAAAACAGAAGTAACTGCAAGCAATTATGAAAATGTTTACAAAGGGTTTAAAATGACCGCAGAAGAGCTGTCACAAAGCTTAGAAAAACATGGACTTAAAAAAATTGTGACTAGCAAAAAAGCCTTTGACCCTCACTTGCACGAGGCCATTAGCTCGGAAAGTAGCGAAACAGTTCCTAGCGGTCACATTATTAAAGAGTATACCGTGGGCTATACTTTACATGATAAAGTTATTCGCCCTAGCCAAGTTATTGTTTCTGCTCCTCCTTCAGAACCTAAAGATAATGAAAAATAACTATCGCTTGCATTTTTTCAGCCTTCTTGCTGTTTTATATTTAGGGTCTTGCTCGCACCAGCTTGCGCCAGCGCCAAAGCCCATTTCTTTACAATCTGCAAAAATACAATTAAAAACTTTGTTGTATCAATATAACAAAAAGCAAATTAATGACTCTGTTTTTATACAAAAATTAAAAACAATAGAAACCACCTACCCCAATACGCAAAGTTTTTTTCAATCTCTTTTTTTGCGAAGTAAAGTTGCCTTTCAAAGAAAAGATTTTAATTTACAGCTTCAATTATTAGAACAAATTGCATTGTCTCCCTACAGCGACCCCTTAATAAAAAAAGCTATGCTGCGTTTAATTCAATTAGCTGAAGAGCGCAAACAGTATCAATTTGCTATATCTTTTATTCTTCAAATAAAAATAAAGCAACTGGATATAAAATTACAAAATTATTTATATGTAAAACTATTTAACTATCACTACCATTTACAACGCTACTTTCAGGCCCTTGAATGGGGGCAGCGCTTAGCGGGCAACAAGGCTCTCCCCCCTTCTGTACAAAAGCAAATTTCTTGGATTATCACCAACCTTTTAAGCGAAAAAGAAATTACCCAACTACTAAAAGGGGGGGATTATCCTAATTTACAAGTATTTGCTCTTTTGAGATATGGAAAACAACTTTTAAAAGAAAAAAACTTTTTTGAAGCCAAAGATATTTTTTCACAGCTTTTTGACCAATCTCAAGACCCCAGCGAAAAACAATTAGCTTTTTCTTTTTTAGAAAAAATTAAAAAATACAAAAAAGTAAACAAAAACAAAATTGGCTTAATTGTTCCTTTAACAGGAAAGTATGCTAAGGTTGGGCAATCTATTGTTAATGCTGTTTCTTTGGGTCTAGGTATTTGGAACCGTCAGTCTAACTCTTGGCTAGAGTTAATTATAATGGATAGTCGTGGCAGCAAACAATACACCGAGCTAGCTGTTCATAAATTATTAACGCAAGACCAAGTCATTGCTATTATTGGTAACCCCTTAAGTAAGACTTCTAAAATTGTTGCAAAAACAGCTTCTCAATTTGAAGTTCCGTACATATCTCTTTCGCAAAGCCCTGGCATCACCAACAACCGCCCTTATGTTTTTAGAAATTCTATTACCAGCAACATGCAATTAGAAATATTATTTAAGGCTATACAAGATAACTTTAACACTACTAAGTGGGCAATGCTCTACCCCAACGATGCTTATGGAACAAAACATGCCAATTTATTTTGGGATATTGTTTTAAAAAATCGACATTCTGTTATGGGGGCGCAATCTTATCCTTCTAAAGAAAAAGATTTTAACAAAGAGATACAAAGCCTTGTTGGTTTACATTTTTTAGAAGACAGAAAAGAAGAGTACACAGAAGCTTTAAAAAAGTGGCTAGAAAAAAATAAAAATAAACATCGAGTTCATAATGCCTCTATAGATTCTTTATTAAACCCTGTTGTACAATTTCAAGCCTTGTTTGTTCCCGATACTTTAAAAAATTTAATTCAAGTTAGTAATATGTTAATTTATCATCAAATAGAGGGGGTTGTTTTATTAGGAACAAACTTGTGGAATAAGCCAAAGCTTGTTAAATACCTACCCAAATACACCGCACCTATATTGTTTGTAGACTCTAGTCTTACTTATAGAAAAAAAGTAAATTCCGATTTTTATAAAGTTTTTAAAAAAACTTTTTATAATCGCCCCCACCTTTTGGCTAGCTATGCTTATGAAGCCGCTTACTTAGTAAAAGAACTGCTAACAAAAAATAAGATTAACACTCGTCTGCAACTACAAACCGCCATAAGCCAAGTCGGCCGCTTTCCTGGCGCTTTTGAAACTTTATACATTTCTAATAATCGCGAATTTACCCGCCCATTAAGCTTATTTCAAATTAAGAAAAATAAAATCTTGGTATATAAACCAAGTATCAAATAGCAACACATTTTATTTAAAAAAACTAACCTATGGCCCATTAGCTATTTTTCAAAATTAGCCGACCTAATCATATAACCAAAAGGAAAGGTCATAATGAAAAATACCAATGTAGAAATTAGTTTAGCCATACTGCCCGTTCGTGATTTAGTTGTTTTCCCTTATATGATAATTCCTTTATATGTTATGAGACCAAAGTCTATACAGGCTATTTCTCATGCCTTATCTACTAATAGAGAGCTTTTTATTACTGCTCAAAAAGACAAAAATATAGAAAACCCAGGCCTTGCCGATCTTTTCTCGGTGGGCAGTATTGTAAATATTTTACGAATGCGCAAACTTTCTGATGGTCGAATTAAAATTTTAGTGCAGGGAAAATCTAGGGCAAAAATTATTAGTGATAATGCCCACGCCGATTTTTTACAAGCTAACATTAGTGTTCTTGATATTGCTTTAGAGACCCCTCCTTTTTCTAAAAAAACAGAAACTGCGGTTGCGCAAATTAAAAAAGATTTGTTGTTTTTAAATTCTTATAAAAAACTATTGAACCCCGAAATATTAAATATCTTAGATGATATTAGTAATATTCATCACTTTTGTGACTTAATAGCTAATAGTTTAGGGTTAAAACTACAAAGTGCTCAAAAATTATTAGAGCAAAATAAAGCAGAAAAAAAACTAGATTTTATTAAAGAAATTTTAGCCACCGAAATTACTATTTTACAGTCAGACACAAGCCAACAAAGTTCGCAATCTATTCCTTTAAATAATTCTGTTAATTACAGTAATTTTACAGAGCAAGAAAGTAACCCTCAATCCGAAGAAATTTGTGAATTGCAAAACCAA belongs to Pseudobdellovibrionaceae bacterium and includes:
- the hemW gene encoding radical SAM family heme chaperone HemW translates to MKFGIYVHIPFCSKRCSYCDFAVRTKFNSSSLEDYTHSLIKEIQHRGPQVGYTRLHSLYFGGGTPSLLPLVQLEKIILALKAVPFVIDSQTEITIEINPESFSKEKLVQYQNLGINRFSVGVQSFQPSLLKVCNREHSVNDNHNSIALLQGLNFSLDWLFGLPTQSSALFSKDADLFIQSGAPHISPYLLTLQEFHPMNKNRPPEGEQVTMLNAIRTRLLKNNFQQYEISNFAKPGFCSQHNQLYWADQAYWGIGLSAHSYFPAQGAWGARAWNSSSLAAYQKEVKQEQHKSLLDYYPRKKVEVLSKKESLQDFCYTHLRTSFGLSEEKLLQKFGKNSLLMVKQQLASFVEEKQILHKKKTWLLTPQGINISNNIFLKLSLLTDKN
- the tatC gene encoding twin-arginine translocase subunit TatC — translated: MKEQSLTAHLVDLRSFFIRSAIILCIGFCFCWFYVDELFAFIREPIVGFLPNQALVFISPTEKFISYIKVAFLASVFFSIPFLLYQLWVFVAPALYKKEKKFMAAFLLIGSALFVLGGSFVYFIVFPNAFSFLLNFGSSADQAMISIAEYLSFFFVMFLVFGSAFEMPLVFSVLAVMGIVSSQFLTSSRRYAVVLLAVASAVLTPPDIFSMVFMLAPLLLLYEISIFFVKILEKKA
- a CDS encoding acyl-CoA carboxylase subunit beta — encoded protein: EARTAKYKATNRLLARERIEFLLDKDSFVETDQLRKHRCQNFGMEQDQFYGDGVVTGYGKIHGRLVVVYSQDFTVLGGSMSKVQGEKICKIMDMALKIGAPIIAINDSGGARIQEGVESLAAYGDIFLRHTQASGVVPQISAVMGPCAGGAAYGPSLTDFIFMVKDTSYLFVTGPDVIKTVTHEEVSKEDLGGAATHTQKSGLAHFATKDDQHCLLMIRELLNFLPSNNKETLASKKVLEKNLEPNNDLENILPDSIKKPYNIKDFIENIVDEAYFFETQQSFAANIVTGFARMDGQNIGIVANQPQVLAGCLNIDASRKAARFIRFCDAFNIPILTLVDVPGFLPGVNQEWNGLIAHGAKLLYAYCEATVPKVTLTIRKAYGGAYIVMSSKHLKGDINLAYPNAEIAVMGAEGAINIISKKEVQQAKKPEEVKKKLIDQYETGFSNPFVAADLGYIDKIILPKNTRKHIVESFDILKNKRAGSPAKKHGNIPL
- a CDS encoding nucleotide exchange factor GrpE, with the protein product MQKDVENAKENPSTEESNVAPKDVSNTKETPSVKKSASNSNEEVVLSPLEIAKKDATEWKTQYAYLKAEFENYKKNAAKEQLRLIQFGSENLILDILKISDLFEMALKTEVTASNYENVYKGFKMTAEELSQSLEKHGLKKIVTSKKAFDPHLHEAISSESSETVPSGHIIKEYTVGYTLHDKVIRPSQVIVSAPPSEPKDNEK
- a CDS encoding DUF2063 domain-containing protein, with the translated sequence MKTTNKIQKQFIQDLYGSSVTGSYISAHNLSSKQLMQIYQNNFFSTHIDSLKISYSKTLEILGQEAFEQTARDYIRAHPPQKESIQNYGHNFSTFLKKYKVTKNFLYLPDLARLELLLNLSYYAENTEPLNALQFAQEHTKDPLLGKLRLHPSCYLMQSPYPLDKIMQLTQKGSLKILENQQFYGLIVRKHFCPQLLPIKKETFAFLTEIYNNKDILCATKKAVQVSNNFNLQKELLFFLEQKVFMLKNTLTKEKK
- a CDS encoding DUF692 domain-containing protein, whose translation is MSCFVKSPTSQICGVGLRSPHLEIFLEKKYKNLWLEIHPENYFSDGGKSLDSLYKLRQHYPISFHCLGFSLGSCQPVNLNYAKKIKDLANALQPFLISDHMSWSGLDGVFTHDLLPIPYTSASLKNFINNINQTQNLLGRQILIENPSSYLSFPESNMPEWQFLSKASKQSGCGVLLDVNNIFVSSKNHNFDPYQYLNNVADLDVQEIHLAGHHINTEENISVYIDDHGSVVSKEVWKLFVKSLKQFPKANPLVEWDTNIPTVEVLLKEQKKAQKLVLQA
- a CDS encoding acetyl-CoA carboxylase biotin carboxyl carrier protein subunit, which gives rise to MKFKVSMKNKTYWLNIVESSTEWEIQLLEDDLKKETLYNVSKKDFVELPGVVSFIFKNKSHVLHTTKQGDKDLLFCKGSYRTLSVLNEEELLRESISSNSALSKSSNIVSGMPGKIVKIYAKVGNTYKQGEPLLVIEAMKMENEIQAPSDVCVKNILVKENDNIESGAKLIVFK
- a CDS encoding acetyl-CoA carboxylase biotin carboxylase subunit — protein: MFKKILIANRGEIAVRIIRTARTMGIESIAIFSEDDRQALHVLLADKAYSVGAASAKASYLNIKSIIAIAKKAKVDAIHPGYGFLSEDPKFAQAVVDAGIVFIGPSPEIIEKVGDKLSARAEMKKIKMPLLPGSSDQITSLEEAKKIADTIGYPIIIKATAGGGGKGIAKVFQKIELEKALIKCKKEGLLYFNDDRVFIEKLVLSPKHIEVQIFGDQKGNIVHLFERECSAQRRNQKVLEESPAHNLPPLVRKKICDLAAKAGKHLKYFSAGTIEFIYEPSSQQFYFMEINPRLQVEHPVTEMTVGVDLVKEQIQVAAGLALSWKQSDLKTQGHAIELRICAEDPKTFLPHPGKISLCQHPQGPFVRVDSCAYSGYFVPLNYDPLITKIIVWADSRETCIKRLTTAIKETRITGIKTNIILHKHILQHPLFIDATYHTGFIEKNIINKKHKEFFSFVNDHVFVITAALQKLQTKDEPTKNHSDWKDSSAEQSF
- a CDS encoding DoxX family protein codes for the protein MKKFFICYNNIFTTASRVMQPIFLFAIRAHVSWVFFKAGLNKIQSWETTLYLFEEEYKVPVIGPHIAAYLATAGELVLPVALTLGIVSRLSALGLFILNVVAVISYPLLWEMGFYDHQLWGLALFIVVLWGPGKLSLDYLLCKQLRK
- a CDS encoding DUF2282 domain-containing protein translates to MTKKQITASLSAIALLALTTQGQTANAKKKEKCYAIVKAGQNDCATNTTSCSGSAKKNAQKDAFIFVPKGLCTKIVGGSLTNTIKKNK